The following are from one region of the Natronosporangium hydrolyticum genome:
- a CDS encoding IS3 family transposase (programmed frameshift) gives MTMSNADLEPRAERPKRRVFTNEYKLAIVAEYDALTESGARGALLRREGLYHSHLIEWRKARDAGALSGPTPRPGRKPQRSREQVELERLRRDNERMAAELARTKAALDVGGKSTRALGDALRERGADARKQVEQVTEEAFVELAPVTGIQQACRLLGKPRSSHYRRLRPAPAGQARPPRPAPPNALSRAERDQVAAVLHSERFADKSPAQVWATLLDEGVYLCSESTMYRILRERGEVRQRRRQAQHPPRVRPELVAHGPNEIWSWDITKLHGPHRGVYYDLYVMIDIYSRYVVGWQVAARESGELAEEFIAEAIARIGVAPRAVHADRGTAMTSKPVAALLADLNIDRSHSRPKVSNDNPFSEAQFKTLKHCPAFPGRFGSIADARAFCAEFFTYYNHDHRHRGIGLHTPASVHFGTVEKIREERAKVLDAAYAANPDRFRSRPTPPTIPGAAWINEPPATTQIS, from the exons ATGACCATGAGTAATGCCGATCTGGAGCCGCGGGCTGAGCGTCCCAAGCGCAGGGTGTTCACCAACGAGTACAAGCTGGCGATCGTGGCTGAGTACGACGCGCTGACCGAGTCGGGTGCCCGCGGGGCACTGCTACGCCGCGAGGGCCTGTACCACTCCCATCTGATCGAGTGGCGCAAAGCGCGCGATGCCGGTGCGTTGTCCGGGCCGACGCCGAGGCCGGGACGCAAGCCCCAGCGCAGCCGGGAGCAGGTCGAACTGGAGCGGCTACGCCGTGACAACGAACGAATGGCCGCGGAGCTGGCGCGTACCAAAGCCGCGCTTGACGTGG GTGGGAAAAGCACACGCGCTCTTGGGGATGCTCTCCGAGAGCGCGGAGCCGACGCGCGAAAACAGGTCGAGCAAGTGACCGAGGAAGCGTTTGTCGAGTTGGCGCCGGTCACCGGCATTCAGCAGGCATGTCGGCTGTTGGGTAAGCCGCGTTCCAGCCACTACCGCAGGTTACGGCCAGCGCCAGCGGGTCAGGCCCGGCCGCCGCGGCCGGCTCCGCCCAACGCGTTGAGCCGCGCTGAGCGGGATCAGGTGGCTGCGGTGCTGCACTCGGAGCGGTTCGCCGACAAGTCCCCGGCGCAGGTGTGGGCCACCCTGCTCGACGAAGGTGTCTACCTGTGTTCCGAGTCGACCATGTACCGCATCCTGCGCGAACGCGGCGAGGTACGGCAGCGGCGCCGCCAAGCCCAGCACCCGCCCAGGGTGCGCCCGGAGCTGGTCGCCCACGGGCCCAACGAAATTTGGTCCTGGGACATAACGAAACTGCACGGGCCGCATCGGGGTGTGTACTACGACCTGTACGTCATGATCGACATCTACTCCAGGTATGTGGTCGGGTGGCAGGTCGCCGCCCGCGAGTCCGGTGAGCTGGCTGAAGAATTCATCGCCGAGGCGATCGCCCGCATCGGTGTCGCGCCCAGGGCGGTGCACGCTGACCGCGGCACTGCCATGACCAGCAAACCGGTCGCCGCGCTGCTGGCCGACCTGAACATTGACCGTAGCCACTCCCGACCGAAGGTGTCGAACGACAATCCGTTTTCGGAGGCGCAGTTCAAGACTCTCAAGCATTGTCCGGCGTTCCCCGGCCGGTTTGGATCCATCGCTGACGCCCGCGCGTTCTGCGCCGAGTTCTTCACCTACTACAACCATGATCATCGACACCGCGGGATCGGGCTGCACACCCCCGCGTCGGTCCACTTCGGCACTGTCGAGAAGATCCGCGAGGAACGGGCCAAGGTCCTCGACGCCGCCTACGCCGCCAACCCGGACCGGTTCCGTAGCCGACCCACGCCACCGACCATCCCCGGAGCGGCATGGATCAACGAACCACCAGCGACCACACAGATATCGTGA
- a CDS encoding dihydrofolate reductase family protein: MSDFEPQTAEGKVLWHFTMSLDGFVAGPDHDMSWMMTGISMQPGLVDQYVTTTGAVLGGRRGWDAFPDAEGIYGGAFTGPVFVMTHHPDDAEPADRVTFLDCDLAEAVRIALAAAGGKNVEVLSPDIGRQLLQRGLLDEIDLHIAPVLLGQGIRLYEQLGGDPIYLHRVGADDPTAEVSVRYRPATK, encoded by the coding sequence ATGAGCGACTTCGAACCACAGACCGCCGAGGGCAAGGTCCTGTGGCACTTCACGATGTCCCTGGACGGCTTCGTGGCCGGGCCCGACCATGATATGAGCTGGATGATGACCGGCATCTCGATGCAGCCCGGTCTGGTCGACCAGTACGTAACGACCACCGGGGCGGTGCTCGGGGGCCGGCGCGGCTGGGACGCGTTCCCCGACGCCGAGGGCATCTATGGTGGGGCCTTCACCGGGCCGGTCTTCGTGATGACCCACCACCCGGACGACGCCGAACCAGCCGACCGCGTCACGTTCCTCGACTGCGACCTGGCCGAGGCGGTGCGGATCGCGTTGGCGGCTGCCGGCGGCAAGAACGTGGAGGTGCTGTCGCCGGACATCGGCCGCCAGCTGCTCCAGCGGGGGCTGCTCGACGAGATCGACCTGCACATCGCGCCGGTGCTGCTGGGGCAGGGCATCCGGCTCTACGAGCAGCTCGGTGGCGACCCGATCTACCTCCACCGGGTCGGCGCGGATGATCCGACGGCCGAGGTGAGCGTACGGTACCGGCCGGCGACGAAATAG
- a CDS encoding maltokinase N-terminal cap-like domain-containing protein, with protein sequence MSGDQRGRQSGSIPAKWAPLSPPSRAWEPRPRQRWGSDAWLVGTCEHSVLGPRWVYDACADPVYVAALANAIVGATGQAEEFVENDGRLERRARTMTVTGSGVPGAEPPAVGTVRRITDGDPTIVAVDAGSSPWCASWMRTPARPDLC encoded by the coding sequence TTGAGTGGTGATCAGCGAGGGCGCCAAAGTGGGTCGATCCCAGCAAAATGGGCACCACTCAGCCCACCAAGCAGAGCGTGGGAGCCACGACCGCGCCAGCGCTGGGGAAGCGATGCCTGGCTGGTCGGCACCTGCGAGCACTCCGTGCTCGGCCCGCGGTGGGTGTACGACGCGTGCGCCGATCCTGTCTACGTCGCGGCGCTGGCCAACGCGATCGTCGGCGCCACCGGTCAGGCGGAGGAGTTTGTCGAGAACGATGGCCGGCTGGAGCGGAGAGCGCGGACTATGACCGTCACCGGCAGCGGCGTCCCCGGGGCCGAACCGCCCGCCGTCGGCACTGTTCGGCGCATCACGGACGGGGACCCCACGATCGTCGCCGTCGACGCGGGGAGTTCACCGTGGTGCGCGTCCTGGATGCGGACGCCCGCACGGCCGGACCTATGTTGA
- a CDS encoding catalase codes for MNNQQPPPTTTDAGAPVASDEHSLTVGPDGPLLLQDHYLIEQMANFNRERIPERQPHAKGGGAFGTFTVTQDVSAYTRAAVFQPGAETEAIVRFSTVAGERGSPDTWRDPRGFAVKLYTSDGNLDIVGNNTPIFFIKDPMKFQHFIRSQKRRADNNLRDHDMQWDFWTLSPESAHQVTWLMGDRGIPRSWRHMNGYGSHTYMWINDKGERFWVKYHFKTDQGIEFFTQHEADQMASADTDYHQRDLFDHIAGGQFPSWTLQVQIMPFEDAKTYRFNPFDLTKVWPHTDYPLHEVGKLVLNRNVTDYHTEMEQVAFEPNNAVPGTGLSPDKMLLARGFSYADAHRARLGVNYKQIPVNAAKVPVRSYTKDGSMRVHNVTDPVYAPNSYGGPAAQPERTDDGGLWYADGEMVRAAYTPHDEDDDWGQAGALVREVLDDDARDRLVDNVVGHLLNGVSEPILRRAFEYWHNVDKDLGDRIEAGVRDKQAELDPKAGQQANPARSSMQSKA; via the coding sequence GTGAATAACCAGCAACCCCCACCGACAACCACCGACGCCGGAGCGCCGGTCGCCAGCGACGAACACTCGCTCACGGTCGGCCCGGACGGCCCGCTGCTGTTGCAGGACCATTACCTGATCGAACAGATGGCCAACTTCAACCGGGAGCGCATCCCGGAGCGGCAACCCCACGCCAAGGGCGGCGGCGCCTTCGGCACCTTCACGGTCACCCAGGATGTCAGCGCCTACACCCGGGCGGCGGTCTTCCAGCCGGGCGCCGAGACCGAGGCGATCGTCCGCTTCTCCACCGTCGCCGGCGAGCGCGGCAGCCCGGACACCTGGCGCGACCCGCGCGGGTTCGCCGTCAAGCTCTACACCAGCGACGGCAACCTCGACATCGTGGGCAACAACACCCCGATCTTCTTCATCAAGGACCCGATGAAGTTCCAGCACTTCATCAGGTCCCAGAAGCGCCGGGCAGACAACAACCTCCGCGACCACGACATGCAGTGGGACTTCTGGACCCTGTCGCCGGAGTCCGCGCATCAGGTCACCTGGTTGATGGGCGACCGGGGCATCCCGCGCAGTTGGCGGCACATGAACGGGTACGGCAGCCACACGTACATGTGGATCAACGACAAGGGTGAGCGCTTCTGGGTGAAGTACCATTTCAAGACCGACCAGGGGATCGAGTTCTTCACCCAGCACGAAGCCGACCAGATGGCGTCAGCGGACACCGACTATCACCAGCGGGACCTCTTCGACCACATCGCCGGTGGGCAGTTCCCTTCCTGGACGTTGCAGGTGCAGATCATGCCGTTCGAGGACGCCAAGACCTACCGGTTCAACCCGTTCGACCTGACCAAGGTCTGGCCGCACACCGACTACCCGCTGCATGAGGTGGGCAAGCTGGTTCTGAATCGCAACGTCACCGACTACCACACGGAGATGGAGCAGGTGGCGTTCGAACCGAACAATGCCGTGCCCGGGACCGGCCTATCCCCGGACAAGATGCTGCTCGCCCGCGGGTTCAGCTACGCCGACGCCCACCGGGCCCGGCTCGGGGTCAACTACAAGCAGATCCCGGTCAACGCAGCGAAGGTGCCGGTGCGCAGCTACACCAAGGATGGCTCCATGCGGGTCCACAACGTCACCGACCCGGTGTACGCGCCGAACTCGTACGGCGGCCCGGCGGCGCAGCCGGAACGAACCGACGACGGCGGCCTGTGGTATGCCGACGGGGAGATGGTCCGGGCGGCCTACACGCCGCACGACGAGGACGACGACTGGGGTCAGGCCGGCGCCCTGGTCCGGGAGGTGCTCGACGACGACGCCCGGGATCGGCTGGTCGACAACGTCGTCGGTCACCTGCTCAACGGGGTGAGCGAACCGATCCTGCGGCGGGCGTTCGAGTACTGGCACAACGTCGACAAGGATCTCGGCGACCGGATCGAGGCCGGCGTCCGAGACAAGCAGGCAGAGCTGGATCCCAAGGCCGGTCAGCAGGCCAACCCTGCCCGTTCAAGCATGCAATCGAAGGCGTGA
- a CDS encoding NADH:flavin oxidoreductase/NADH oxidase, with the protein MSTLFQPYTLRSSTIPNRVWMAPMCQYSAAASGPETGVPGDWHFAHLAARAVGGVGLILTEATAVTPEGRISPNDLGIWNDQQVAGFRRITRFLTEQGTVPGIQLAHAGRKASTDRPWLGGAPLPAEAHGWTPVAASPLPFDDAHPVPGELTLDQIGELVARFADAAQRAREAGFKVIEVHGAHGYLINQFLSPHSNHRTDQYGGSFANRIRFALEVVDAVRAVWPDELPLFFRISATEWLTENPQDERDGWTADDTVRFAHELKAHGVDLLDVSTGGNAPRARIPVAPGYQVPFATRVRVETGLPVAAVGLITEFEQAEKTIANGEADAVLLGRELLRNPYWPRHAARALGADAHIPNQYLRSV; encoded by the coding sequence GTGAGCACCCTGTTCCAGCCGTACACGCTGCGATCGTCGACCATCCCCAACCGGGTCTGGATGGCCCCGATGTGCCAGTACAGCGCCGCCGCCTCGGGCCCCGAGACCGGCGTACCCGGCGACTGGCACTTCGCGCACCTGGCCGCCCGCGCCGTCGGCGGGGTGGGCCTGATCCTGACTGAGGCCACCGCGGTCACCCCCGAGGGGCGCATCAGCCCCAACGACCTGGGCATCTGGAACGACCAGCAGGTCGCCGGGTTCCGCCGGATCACCCGTTTCCTCACCGAGCAGGGCACCGTCCCGGGGATCCAGCTCGCCCACGCCGGGCGGAAAGCATCGACCGACCGCCCGTGGCTCGGCGGTGCGCCGCTGCCCGCGGAGGCCCATGGGTGGACCCCGGTCGCTGCCAGCCCACTGCCCTTCGACGACGCCCACCCGGTGCCCGGCGAGCTGACGCTGGACCAGATCGGTGAGCTGGTCGCACGGTTCGCGGACGCGGCGCAGCGTGCCCGGGAGGCAGGTTTCAAGGTCATCGAGGTACACGGCGCCCACGGCTATCTGATCAACCAGTTCCTCTCTCCACACAGCAATCACCGCACCGACCAGTACGGGGGCTCCTTCGCCAACCGCATCCGCTTTGCGCTGGAGGTGGTCGATGCGGTACGGGCGGTGTGGCCGGACGAGCTGCCGCTGTTCTTCCGCATCTCGGCCACCGAATGGCTCACCGAGAACCCGCAGGATGAGCGGGACGGTTGGACCGCCGACGACACCGTACGGTTCGCCCACGAACTCAAGGCGCACGGCGTGGATCTACTCGACGTCTCCACCGGCGGCAACGCACCTCGCGCGCGCATCCCCGTCGCCCCCGGTTACCAGGTCCCCTTTGCCACCCGGGTCCGGGTCGAGACCGGGCTGCCGGTCGCCGCCGTCGGCCTAATCACCGAGTTCGAACAGGCCGAGAAGACCATCGCGAACGGCGAGGCGGACGCCGTCCTGCTCGGCCGGGAGCTGCTGCGCAACCCCTACTGGCCGCGGCACGCCGCCCGCGCGCTCGGCGCCGACGCGCACATCCCGAATCAGTACCTGCGATCGGTCTGA
- a CDS encoding TetR/AcrR family transcriptional regulator — MSELSSTAERTRRAIMLAGIEVLAAHPSAPLAEIAAKAGVSRSTFHRYFADRAALKEAIGALAEQEWQQAVARARLDEGSGLDAFRRLCGELMGSLDILFWWSNEMAAEEGEERSEEDNRIDAALARGHADGSIDATLSTEWITTLLWAVLYSLRYVTAKESLSDFTARQQAMRTLMKAVAADPAP; from the coding sequence ATGTCCGAGCTCAGCAGCACTGCGGAGCGCACTCGCCGCGCCATCATGCTGGCCGGCATCGAGGTCCTCGCCGCCCACCCGAGTGCTCCGCTGGCGGAGATCGCCGCCAAGGCAGGCGTCTCCCGCAGCACCTTCCATCGCTACTTCGCCGACCGCGCGGCGCTCAAGGAAGCCATCGGCGCACTCGCCGAGCAGGAGTGGCAGCAGGCGGTTGCCCGGGCTCGGCTCGACGAAGGTAGCGGGCTCGATGCCTTCCGTCGCCTGTGCGGCGAACTCATGGGCAGCTTGGACATCCTCTTCTGGTGGAGCAACGAGATGGCCGCCGAGGAAGGGGAAGAGCGGAGCGAGGAAGACAACCGCATCGACGCCGCGCTCGCTCGGGGTCATGCCGATGGCAGCATCGACGCCACGCTGAGCACGGAGTGGATCACCACCCTGCTCTGGGCGGTGCTCTACAGCCTCCGCTACGTGACCGCGAAGGAGTCGCTCTCCGATTTCACCGCCCGCCAACAGGCCATGCGCACGCTCATGAAGGCGGTCGCAGCCGACCCAGCGCCGTGA
- a CDS encoding VOC family protein, which produces MLRGLATVNYFADDMAAARTWYSELLGTEPYFERAEHEGRIVGPDDPNFDRSKVGYMEFRIGDYLHELGIIDRRYVPHASMPGPAGVVAYWHVDDLDSAFQRLLALGATEHDPPTPRGPGFVTASVVDPFGNILGIMYNQHYLEMLGTT; this is translated from the coding sequence ATGCTGCGAGGACTTGCGACCGTCAATTACTTCGCTGACGACATGGCGGCGGCCAGGACGTGGTATTCCGAACTACTCGGCACCGAACCGTACTTCGAGCGCGCCGAGCACGAGGGGCGTATCGTCGGCCCGGACGACCCCAACTTCGACCGGTCCAAGGTGGGGTACATGGAGTTCCGGATCGGGGACTACCTGCACGAGCTGGGCATCATCGACCGCCGGTACGTGCCGCACGCCTCGATGCCCGGGCCGGCCGGAGTGGTCGCGTACTGGCACGTCGACGACCTGGACTCCGCGTTCCAGCGGCTGCTGGCCCTCGGTGCCACCGAACACGATCCGCCCACCCCGAGGGGGCCCGGTTTCGTCACCGCCTCGGTGGTCGACCCGTTCGGCAACATCCTCGGCATCATGTACAACCAGCACTACCTGGAGATGCTGGGTACCACATGA
- a CDS encoding flavin monoamine oxidase family protein, whose protein sequence is MSGGSTMGNADVIVVGAGIAGLTAAREVTGAGRSVQVLEARHRVGGRTTGDTLGTGAVVEMGGQWVGPQQTEVLALLDELGLATFPTYDEGHHLTIRDGTITRYRDQTFGMPEASLPEIARVGEELESLAASVPLSAPWLTPDALALDRQTFAAWLAATTDDPEAARFFHLLTEALFSAEPWELALLHVLFYVRSNGSLDNLAATTGGNQEARVVGGSHRISERLAEQLPPGSLQLDAAVSVVRQRDGGVTVTYDRGEVSAARVIVALPPTLAGRLRYDPPMPAPRDGLTQQLPMGCVIKIQAGYPTPFWREAGLSGQVLSCDDLLGFTFDNSPPDGSSGVLTGFFEGAHARQAAELTADRRRELVVDSLVRFFGDAAAEPIEYVELDWMAEEHTRGCYGGRLGAGAWTAYGEALAAPVGRIHWAGAETAEVSNGYMDGAVRSGRRAAAEVLAANA, encoded by the coding sequence ATGTCGGGGGGCAGCACCATGGGCAACGCTGATGTGATCGTGGTGGGAGCGGGGATCGCTGGGCTGACCGCAGCCCGTGAGGTGACGGGCGCGGGCCGATCGGTGCAGGTGCTGGAGGCCAGGCACCGGGTGGGTGGCCGAACCACCGGCGACACTCTAGGCACCGGCGCGGTGGTGGAGATGGGCGGCCAATGGGTGGGGCCGCAGCAGACCGAGGTCCTCGCACTCCTCGACGAGCTGGGCCTGGCCACCTTCCCCACCTACGACGAGGGCCACCACCTCACCATCCGGGACGGCACGATCACCCGCTACCGGGACCAGACCTTCGGGATGCCGGAGGCGTCCCTGCCGGAGATCGCGCGGGTGGGGGAGGAGCTGGAGTCGCTGGCCGCGAGCGTGCCCCTCTCGGCGCCGTGGCTGACTCCCGATGCGCTGGCGCTGGACCGGCAGACCTTCGCCGCCTGGCTGGCCGCGACCACCGACGATCCGGAGGCGGCGCGCTTCTTCCACCTGCTGACCGAGGCCCTGTTCAGCGCCGAGCCGTGGGAGCTGGCGCTGCTGCACGTGCTGTTCTACGTCCGGTCGAACGGCAGCCTCGACAACCTGGCCGCCACCACCGGCGGCAACCAGGAGGCGCGGGTGGTGGGCGGGTCCCACCGGATCAGCGAGCGGCTCGCCGAGCAGTTACCTCCAGGCAGCCTTCAGCTGGACGCCGCGGTGTCGGTGGTCCGGCAGCGCGACGGCGGGGTGACGGTGACCTACGACCGGGGTGAGGTCTCCGCCGCGCGGGTCATCGTGGCGCTACCGCCCACCCTGGCCGGCCGCCTGCGGTACGACCCGCCGATGCCCGCCCCGCGGGACGGGCTTACCCAGCAGCTGCCGATGGGGTGCGTCATCAAGATCCAGGCCGGCTACCCGACCCCCTTCTGGCGCGAGGCTGGGCTGAGCGGACAGGTGCTCAGCTGTGACGACCTGCTGGGGTTCACCTTCGATAATTCGCCCCCGGACGGTTCCAGCGGGGTGCTCACCGGCTTCTTCGAAGGAGCGCACGCCCGGCAAGCCGCTGAGCTCACCGCTGACCGGCGCCGCGAGCTGGTGGTCGACAGCCTGGTGCGCTTCTTTGGCGACGCCGCCGCGGAGCCGATCGAGTACGTCGAGCTGGACTGGATGGCGGAGGAGCACACCCGCGGCTGCTACGGCGGCCGGCTCGGGGCCGGCGCCTGGACCGCGTACGGGGAGGCGCTCGCGGCGCCGGTGGGCCGCATCCATTGGGCCGGCGCCGAGACCGCCGAAGTCTCGAACGGCTATATGGACGGTGCTGTCCGGTCCGGCCGGCGGGCAGCTGCCGAGGTCCTCGCCGCCAACGCCTGA
- a CDS encoding alpha/beta fold hydrolase, translating into MDTHMLETAEVDLVYDVHGPLPPADRRPPLFLIGQPMDASGFATLASYLPDRTVVTYDPRGLGRSRRKDGRVDHVPTVQAADVHTIIQALGAGPVEMFASSGGAVTALALVAAYPHDVTTLVAHEPPLIPVLPDAQAAERARGGVRATYEANGSNAGMAAFIAMTSWRGEFTDDYFNQPPPDPSQFGMPNEDDGSRDDPLLSDRSWPVSSYQPDVAALAAAPTRIVIAVGEESTDIFTGRTAAATAELLGQQPSVFPSHHGGFLGDESGYAGQPEAFANRLRAVLAGDN; encoded by the coding sequence ATGGACACGCACATGCTCGAGACCGCCGAGGTCGACCTCGTCTATGACGTGCACGGCCCGCTGCCCCCTGCCGACAGACGTCCGCCACTCTTCCTGATCGGCCAGCCGATGGACGCCAGCGGCTTCGCCACCTTGGCGTCCTACCTCCCGGACCGCACGGTGGTCACCTACGATCCGCGCGGGCTCGGCCGCAGCCGACGCAAGGACGGCCGGGTCGACCATGTCCCCACGGTCCAGGCGGCCGACGTGCACACCATCATCCAGGCGTTGGGCGCAGGACCGGTCGAGATGTTCGCCAGCAGTGGCGGTGCGGTGACCGCGCTGGCACTGGTGGCCGCCTATCCCCACGACGTGACCACCCTGGTAGCCCACGAGCCGCCGCTGATCCCGGTGCTGCCCGATGCGCAGGCTGCCGAACGCGCCCGCGGCGGTGTCCGCGCCACCTACGAAGCCAACGGGTCGAACGCTGGCATGGCGGCCTTCATCGCCATGACGTCATGGCGAGGCGAGTTCACCGACGACTACTTCAACCAGCCCCCGCCGGACCCCAGCCAGTTCGGCATGCCGAACGAGGACGACGGCTCCCGCGACGACCCGCTGCTGTCCGACCGGTCCTGGCCGGTCAGCAGCTACCAGCCCGACGTGGCTGCACTGGCCGCAGCACCGACCCGCATCGTCATCGCCGTCGGCGAGGAGTCGACGGACATCTTCACCGGACGCACCGCAGCGGCCACCGCCGAACTACTCGGCCAGCAGCCGAGCGTGTTCCCCAGCCACCATGGCGGATTCCTCGGCGACGAGTCCGGATACGCCGGCCAGCCCGAGGCCTTCGCGAACCGGCTGCGTGCGGTCCTCGCCGGGGACAACTGA
- a CDS encoding class I SAM-dependent methyltransferase: protein MIDLAGDVDGRRILDAGCGSGPLSAALRAKGAIMAGFDSSPAMVELARQRLGKDADLRVADLSQPLPFADGAFDDVVASLVLHYLPDWTAPLAELRRVLKPGGRLILSVNHPTIYKLVNPSADYFAVTEHSEEYTFNGQNAVLTFWHRPLHAMTDAFTAASFRLSVISEPPVSPDAPRELMPPHLNGRAAFLCFIFFVLEAS, encoded by the coding sequence ATGATCGACCTTGCCGGGGACGTCGATGGCCGCCGCATCCTCGACGCCGGATGTGGCTCGGGGCCGCTGTCCGCTGCGCTGCGCGCGAAGGGTGCCATCATGGCCGGCTTCGATTCGAGCCCGGCGATGGTCGAGCTGGCGCGGCAGCGGCTGGGCAAGGACGCTGATCTGCGGGTGGCTGACCTCAGCCAGCCACTGCCCTTCGCCGACGGTGCGTTCGACGATGTCGTCGCATCTTTGGTGCTGCACTATCTACCAGACTGGACGGCACCCCTGGCTGAGCTGCGGCGCGTGCTGAAGCCCGGCGGCCGCCTCATCCTGTCGGTGAACCACCCCACCATCTACAAGTTGGTCAATCCCAGCGCCGACTATTTCGCCGTCACGGAGCATTCGGAGGAGTACACCTTCAACGGCCAGAACGCGGTGCTGACGTTCTGGCATCGACCGTTGCATGCCATGACGGACGCGTTCACCGCGGCGAGCTTCCGGCTCTCGGTCATCAGCGAACCACCGGTCTCCCCCGACGCGCCGCGAGAGCTGATGCCGCCCCACCTCAATGGCCGGGCGGCGTTTCTGTGCTTCATCTTCTTCGTCCTCGAAGCGAGCTGA
- a CDS encoding DUF3105 domain-containing protein, with the protein MVYQPPPPATPPPMPSPPTPPRRRTGVVVAIVVGATLLACGALVVVVGGASVLYLRSSEEAGQASGGFDEAAGTWQEQAAAIDGIIDYWSVRPDLVEERRHSPGPVDYDVLPPVAGQHHPTWQNCQGDIYDAPIANEHAVHSLEHGAVWITYRPDLPADQVATLAGHVEGTEKLFMSPFPEQDAPISLQAWGYQLQVDDADDSRIADFIRVLRVNASLEGPTATCGGGVTTTGTVPVG; encoded by the coding sequence ATGGTCTACCAACCGCCTCCGCCCGCAACCCCGCCGCCGATGCCGAGTCCGCCGACGCCACCGCGGCGGCGGACCGGCGTCGTGGTGGCGATCGTCGTGGGCGCGACACTGCTGGCGTGCGGCGCGTTGGTGGTGGTGGTCGGCGGCGCCAGCGTCCTCTATCTGCGTAGCTCTGAAGAGGCCGGCCAGGCTTCGGGCGGCTTTGATGAAGCCGCTGGCACCTGGCAGGAGCAGGCCGCGGCGATCGACGGCATCATCGACTACTGGAGCGTCCGGCCGGACCTGGTCGAGGAACGCCGCCACTCCCCCGGGCCGGTCGACTATGACGTGTTGCCCCCGGTGGCCGGCCAGCATCACCCCACCTGGCAGAACTGCCAAGGCGACATCTACGACGCGCCGATCGCCAACGAACACGCGGTCCACAGCCTGGAACACGGTGCAGTGTGGATCACATACCGACCCGATCTGCCGGCCGATCAGGTCGCCACCCTCGCCGGGCACGTCGAGGGGACGGAGAAGCTGTTCATGAGCCCCTTCCCCGAGCAGGACGCGCCGATCTCGCTACAGGCGTGGGGTTACCAGTTGCAGGTTGACGACGCCGATGACTCCCGGATCGCGGACTTCATCCGGGTGTTGCGGGTCAACGCCTCGCTGGAAGGGCCCACCGCCACGTGCGGGGGCGGGGTCACCACCACCGGCACCGTACCCGTCGGGTAG
- a CDS encoding class I SAM-dependent methyltransferase, which produces MFSPQGPSLRELCVQAFSSVERGYDLLAPKFDHTPFRTPEPILAATTQALSKLGPFRDGLDVCCGTGAGMPVLQRLCRGQITGIDFSAGMLAQARSAHPDATWVRADVRAMPFAGAFDLAVSFGALGHFLPAERPALFEGVYRALRPGGLFAFPIGASPPRTSVSHWATLGFDLAMRARNTVWRPPFVMYYRTSPLPAVHDDLTAAGFTPTTVDLTALGRHRGGDPRCRLVLARRPADS; this is translated from the coding sequence GTGTTCTCGCCGCAGGGCCCGTCGTTACGTGAACTGTGCGTCCAAGCGTTCTCATCCGTCGAGCGCGGCTATGACCTGCTCGCTCCCAAGTTCGACCACACGCCGTTTCGCACTCCGGAACCCATTCTGGCGGCAACCACCCAGGCGCTCTCCAAACTCGGCCCGTTCCGCGACGGGCTGGATGTCTGCTGTGGCACCGGCGCGGGCATGCCGGTGCTGCAACGGCTGTGCCGAGGGCAGATCACGGGGATCGACTTCAGCGCCGGCATGCTCGCCCAGGCGCGCAGCGCGCATCCGGACGCCACCTGGGTGCGGGCCGACGTCCGGGCCATGCCGTTCGCCGGGGCCTTCGATCTGGCGGTCTCCTTCGGAGCGCTCGGGCACTTCCTGCCCGCCGAACGGCCGGCACTCTTCGAAGGTGTGTACCGTGCGCTGCGGCCCGGTGGGCTCTTCGCCTTCCCGATCGGCGCGTCCCCGCCGCGTACCTCGGTCTCGCACTGGGCCACGCTCGGCTTCGACCTGGCGATGCGGGCTCGCAATACCGTGTGGCGGCCGCCCTTCGTGATGTATTACCGCACCAGCCCGCTGCCCGCAGTCCACGACGACCTGACGGCGGCTGGCTTCACCCCGACCACCGTCGACCTGACGGCCCTGGGCCGGCACCGGGGCGGCGATCCCCGGTGCCGGCTCGTCCTCGCGCGTAGGCCGGCAGATTCCTGA